The Atribacter laminatus genome contains the following window.
CACCCGACGAAGGATCAATCGATATAGAGGACAGGTCTTTTCGCTCTTTGAATCCTTATCAAGCAAGATTAAGCGGAATCGCTACCGTTTATCAGGAACAACAATTAGTTCCCTGGTTATCAGTAGCGGAGAATATTTTTTTAGGAATGGAACCTCGCACCCGTTGGGGAAGTATTGACTTTACTGCCATGAAAGAAGAAGCTGAGGAAAGAATCCGTTCCTATGGCTTAAGTATTCAATCTACTGATATAGTTGCTGCCTTATCCGTAGCAGCTCGCCAGGAGGTTGCCATTTTAAAAGTATTAGCACGTCAAGCTAAAGTTCTTCTTCTCGATGAACCAACCGCATCTTTAACCGGATCTCAAGTGGATTTTTTGTTTCATTTAATTCATCAACTTCAACAACAAGGAATAGGCATACTCTATATATCCCACTATTTAGATGAAGTTTTAGAAATTTCCCAAAGAATAACCGTGTTAAGAAATGGACAATGCGTTGGGACTTTCCAAAAAGGAGATCTTACCAAAGAAACCTTAATTGAAAAAATGGCGGGTCATAAGCTTGATTTCTCTGCAGTTATTAAAAAACCAGTTGGGGGGAAAGTTTTAGAGCTTAAAGAAATTTCCTGCAATAATGTCCTTCAGAATGTAAATCTCTCATTACACGAAGAGGAAATACTCGGAATTCTTGGAGGAAACGATTCTGGCTGTCATGAACTTATTCGGTTACTTGCTGGACTATTGCCTTTTTCTCAGGGAAAAATGTTTTTAAAAGGAGAACCTTATTCGCCTTCTTGTATTTATGATGCCTTAGAAAAGGGATTATTTTTTATTCCGGAAAATATGCGCAAAGAAGGTTTGATTCTCCCCCTTTCTTTGGCCAAAAACATCACTCTTTCTAATCTTAAAGAAATACTCACCCAAGGTATGATCCACCTGAAAAAAGAGGGAGACCAAGCTCAAAGTTTAGTGAAAGCGCTAAAAATTGTTACTCCATCAGTGAAAACTGAAGTACAGTATTTGAGTGGGGGAAACCAGAGAAAGGTTCTTTTTGCCAAGGCGCTTTTTGCCAATGCTCAAATCTGGCTCTTGGAAGAACCTACCCAAGGTGTGGACGTAGAAGCCCGCCAGGAAATCCATCGTTTACTTTTCGATATCAAATCAAAACAAAAAAGTATTCTTCTCGTTTCTTCAGATCTTGAGGAACTTATTACCATAGCTGATCGAATTATCATTCTACGTCGTGGGCAAATAGTAGAAGAAATTGCCGATTCTTCTACTACCAGTCCCAAAGAATTACTGCAAGCTATGTTAGGAGGGTAATCATGTTTTCTTTTGCTACCATTGGAAGAAATATATTAGTATTAGTTCTTTTAGTCATTATAATTTTTACCGGAATAATCAATCCTCGTTTTTTAAGCCTACAAAATATATTAAATATTCTCCAACAAATCTCGGTTTTGGGTATTGTCAGTATTGGAGTGACCATTCTTCTCATTTCTGGTGGGCTGGACCTTTCGGTCGGAAGTCTTATTTCACTTAGTGCTTATGTCGGTGGTCTCACTATTGTTCGAACTCAGTCTTTAAGTCTTGGTATTCTTGCCCTCTTTGCCTGTGCAGTTTTTTTTGGTTTTTTAAATGGTGTTTTGGCGGCAACCGAAAGGGCTCACCCTTTTATAATCACTCTGGGAACAATGACCTTTCTTCAAGGTATTGCAGTAGTGATAAGCCGGGGAAGTCCAATTAATGGGATGGGTGGACTTTATGAATTGATTGGAATTCGAGATATTTTTGGATTACCTGCCCCAGCAATTATATTTATTGGGCTACTAATTCTTAGTCATTTCTTTCTAAGAAATATTCCTTTAGGAAGGTATGCTTTTGCCATTGGTGGCAATCAAGAAGCCTCTCGACTCTCGGGTATCAGAATAAGCCGAATGAAAATTGCTCTTTACGCCTTAAATGGATTATTTGTTGGTGTTGCAGCTTTGGTTTTAAGCTCTATACTCGATTCAGCTTTGCCAACCATGGGAACTGGATACGAATTACGCTCAGTTGCGGCAGCGGTAATTGGAGGAACTCCTCTTTTTGGTGGAAGAGGGAATGTCTTTGGTACCTTGGGAGGAGTTTTTTTATTAGGTTTAGTTTCTAACAGTATTAACCTACTCGGAATAAGCGCCAATTTTCAAGGAGTAGTTTTAGGGGCAATCATGGTTGCTGCAGTAATGTTTCAAAAATCCCAATAAAAAAGGGAGGTGAAAGTGACTTATTTTTCAATAAAAGAAAGATTAAAGAAATTAAAATAAAAGTTTTAAAGGGAGGTAAAAAATGTTTCGAAGATTATTTCTTACCCTGTTGATTTTGGTAATTATCATTGCAGGATCAGGAAGTGTTGTCTTGGCAGAAGAAAATGAGATTGAAATAGCCTTTATTCGAGCAACCGGTGAACCTTATTATCAGTTTGGTTCCCAGGCTGCTGAAGCGGCTGCAAAAAAATTAGGAGTCAAAATGGTAGTATATACTTCCAACTTTGATTCCGCGCAAGAATTGGCCAACGTGCAAGATGCCATCGCTCGAGGTTGTGATGGGATTTTAATTTATGCTGTTTCTCTATCATCAGAAAGAGCAGCGGTTGATACAGCCAGTAAGGCAAAAGTGCCAATATTTATTCAGGGTGGTTATCACAGTGACATTCTCCCCCTTTCAGCAGGATTTATGGATAACTCTTTGAAAGAATTTTCAAAACCCTTGGGGATATGGATGGCTGAAAACCTGGAAAAAGGAAAAGTGGCTGTTATCGAAGGAGCTTTGGGACGTGGCGATGCCGAGGCTTACACTGAAGGATTTAAGGAAGGCTTAAGTCAAAATCCCAATTTAGAAATAGTAACAACAATTACAGCAGAATGGAATAGACAAAAAGCCTATGAAGCAGCTACCAATATTATCACCGCTCATCCTGACATCGTAGGATTATTTGTTCAAAATGAGGATATGACAGTTGGTGTGGCAAGCGCTTTGGAACGTCTTGGCAAGCTTGAACAAGTTACAATTGTTTCCCAAAACGGAGCACCTTACGGTTTGGATCTCATAAGAGAAGGTAAACTGCAATACACCAATGCCAATCCGCCATCTATCGCCTCGGTCATGGCTTTACGCATACTCTTAGGTGTTGTAAAAGGAGAGATTGAGCCAGGTCATTTTTACTGGGCACCAACTCAACTAATAAGTAAGGAAAACTTGGATGTAACTTACCGTTGGGATGCTTCCGAGGAAGAAATTGAACAGTGGCTCGATCTACCGTTGCCCGAACCGGTTATTCCTCCACCAATACTATAAAAACCTGACTCTAAGAAGTAATTCCATTAGTAAAAAACTATCTTTTGAGTCGCAAAGCTTTAGGAAATTGGGGCGCAAAAGTGCATTGCGCCCCAATTAAACTCATAGCAATCCTTCATTGTTTTACTTCTTCGCTTTTCCCTGATTAGCGACGGCTTCCATGGCTTTTTTAACCGTTTCTTCATCCCCAATGTAATAATGTTGAAGAGGCTTTAGAGATTGGTCTAGCTCATATACCAAAGGTATTCCAGTGGGAATATTGAGGCCGACAATTTCCTCATCTGAAACATTGTCCAGATATTTGACCAAAGCTCTTAAGCTGTTTCCATGAGCGGCGATGAGTACTTTTTTACCCGATTGGATTGTAGGAGCAATAGTTTGATGCCAGTATGGGAGAAAGCGGGCAACTGTATCCTTCAGGCACTCAGTCAAGGGCAGGTCTTTATCAACGAGATCTTGGTAACGTGGGTCTTTGCCTGGGAATCGGGGATCAGATTTTTCTAAGGCTGGCGGTTGAATATCATAGCTTCTCCTCCAAATTTTTACTTGTTCTTCTCCAAATTTTACTGCGGTTTCGGCTTTATTCAAACCTTGCAAAGCGCCATAATGACGTTCGTTCAAGCGCCAGGATTTTTCTACAGGGATCCACATTAAATCCATTTTATCAAGTACAATCCAGAGAGTGCGAATTGCTCGTTTTAGAACTGAAGTAAAGGCTATATCAAAGGTAAAGCCCTGTTCTTTTAACGCTCTTCCGCCCGTGTGAGCTTCTTCTATTCCTTTATCGGACAAATCAACATCTGTCCATCCGGTAAAGCGATTTTCCTTATTCCAGGTACTTTCTCCGTGACGAACGAGCACTAACTTTATCATATTAAAAAACCTCCTTTTAGGTTTGTGGATTATTCATTGTAAGGAAATTAAAAACTTAAAATCGAAAACATTATTATACTGTATCTCTTTAATTTTATCCTGAAAATACCAATATTGGTGAAAAAAGAATAAACAAAAAAAGAAAAAGGCACACCCCCTTGAATCCCCCCTCAATGGGGGAATATATTGAACAATTCCCCTCCTTGGAGGGGTGCCGTTTACGGCGGGGAGGGCGCTTTTCATTCGTCATCCAGAGCTTTCATCCTCACCCTCACCTTCTCCCATCAAGGGAGAAGGAACTTTTAGTCGTCATTGCGAGACCTGGTTTTTTGAGGTCGTGGCAATCTCATATTCATTTTTTATTATTCTCCCATTGGATAAAGGGGGAAGTATTGGGATTCGATTGGTTTACAAAAACTCAAATCCCCCTTACCTCCTTTGCTAAAAGGGGAAATTCATTTCTAAATAGGTATTTTCATTGTCATCTGGTGCCAACGTTTGGCATGAGAGTCTATCCTAACCTTCCAGATATTCATCTTGTCAAAAAGATACCGCACTTTCAATTGTTGGTTATTTTAACCTTTTTTTAATTAAGAAATAAAGAATTTAAACAAATTGCCGATTAATTATTGTATCCAAAGGATTGAGGTAAATTGATATGGATCTTAAAGAAGCTGTCCGCCAAATATTAGAACAATTTCAAGCGATTGCTCATCAGCTCCCTCAGTTAGTGATACAAATTGATGGGAAGCAAATTGGAGCTTTCTTGGATAAAGGAAATGAGTATAAAATTGATGATGAGAAACTCCAGATCATCGTTAAGGAGATAAAAAATCGATATCATGGTCCGATTAATAGCCAAATAGTCCGGAATATTATTGAAGACTTAGAAAAGGATTATTATTTTAATCGTATGGAAATGGTTTTTCAAAAAAGTTCCTTTAGCAAGCCGGTCAATGTGTTTTTTGTTTGGAAGGGAGATCTAAATGAAGAACAGCAAAAAAGAGTATTTTTAGCGACTGACCTATGGCTTCGATTGGAATTAAAAGTTGATTTTGTGAATTTAGACGATGGTTTGTATCGTCAATTTTATGATGAGTAGTAAGAAAAGATTAAACTTCCTCTGATAAATCGCTCCAAACACTCTCATTTAACTCATAATCATAAAGAACCAGTTTCACTCTTTTTTAAAAAGATCATTTTTTAGAAATTTTGGGTAATAACTTTGGAAAAGTGAATTATTATTGGGATTTCGTATCTTTTCAATAATCGAGGAATCGAGATTGACTATAATCATGCTTTCCTTTCCTTGATAATCTTCAACAACGATTTGTCCTTCAGGATCACATACCATTAAGCCTCCGCCAAAATCCTGTCCAAGTGCGTTACAACTGGCGATGAAAATACGATTATCATATGCTCTGGCTGGAAGGAAAATATGCCAGGATTGTTGTCGATCTTTTGGAGTTCGTGCCGATGCATAAGGACAAAAGACCAGTTCGGCTCCCTGAAGAGAAAGAAAGGTTGTTATTTGGGGAAAGTGAAGTTCCCAGCAAATTTCAATACCGAAACGAACTTGAGGAATATCAAAAACCGGAAATTCATGACCAGAAGAAAAAAATGCAACTTCATGTGGAGCTAAGTGGGTTTTACGATATTTAAAAATTTTTCCATTGGCCGTGCAAATAACTTGAGCGATATAGGGATTCAGGTTATGGTTTTTTTCACAAACACCAGCCAGGATAGTGATTTGTTTATCTTGAGCCCATTGGGATAAAATCCTTGAGCTGTAACCAGGTATCGTTTCGGCATATTCAGGGCTACATTCTGGAGAATAACCGGTTACTGAGAGCTCAGGAAAACAAATGATGTCAACCTGATTTAAAACTGCATCATTGATATATTTTTTGATTTTGGATAGATTATTGTCAATGTTGCCAACTTCTGATTTCATTTGGATTAACGCTATAACTAAATTTTTCATTCTATTACCTTTCTGAAAAGACTCAAGAGAAGTGAAATTTTGTTCAATATTATTATAGTTATAAATAACCATATTTGTTAGCTTGACAGGTTAAATATTGGGTGTATAATAAGTTATAGCCACAGGTTCTGAGGAATAAAAAACCGAAGGATTGGAAGAAAGAAGTTCCCGATCGAGAGATAGGAATTTCGAAGTTTTCCCGAGAGGGAGAGTGGAAGGCCAATCCTGAAGCGCTTCGCTATATTAGAAAGTGATTTCTTTTTTCGAGGCGAGATTTAGGTTCAAGAGTTTGTCAGAGCCTGTGGTTTTTTTGTTCCTCGATTCATTATCTTCTTTTAACTGCTATATGAGTAATCATAACCCTAAAAAGGTATAATATTTTTAGGGAAAAACCATTTATCCATTTCCAATAGATTAAAAACCAAAGGAGGACTCATCCCAAACATGGAAAATCTTAAATTTTTAGAAAAGCCAGTTTTATTTTCTCCCAGATTGATCATTGGATTATCGGGGTGGATGGATGGAGGATATGTGTCAACCGGAACTATTGTTTATTTAAATAATAAGCTGAATACTGTTAAGTTTGCAGAAATAAATCCTCACCCTTTTTATATATATAATTTACCGGGATCTATGGAGGAAATCGCTCAATTTCGTCCTTATACAAAAATTACCGACGGATTAGTAAATGAAGTCCAGTTTCCAACCAATGAATTTTTTGCTGACACCAATAATAATCTCATTCTATTCTCTGGTAAAGAACCAAATATTCATTGGGATCAATACTGTCAAATTTTATTTTTTATGTGTGAAGAGTACCATATTCAAGAAATATATTTTATTGGAAGTGTCAACGGTTTAACTCCTCACACTCGAGATCCGCGAGTCTATAGTTCGGTCAGTGATGAAAAGTTAAAAAAAATTCTTGAGGAAGAAAATATTCGTTTTACCACTTATGAAGGTTCCGCCAGTTTAATTACCTATCTCACCTTTTTGGCGAAAGAGAAAGATATAAGCATAATTAACCTTATTACTGATGTACCAATGTATATCCATGCAACCAATCCAAGAGGGATTATCTCCATCGTAAAAAAAATCACAGCTTTACTTCAATTAAATCTCGATTTTTCAGATTTAATTCCACTGGTTGAGCAGTTTGATAGTAATATGGCTGTTGCCATGCGTGAGCAACCGGAGTTGGCCAAACAAGTGAAAAAACTTGAGGAAAATTATGATAATGAGATAGTTACTGATAATCAGAATTTCGAGGAATGGTTGAAAAAGCACGGCCTTGATAACCTTTAGAAAATATTGACAATCTAGAGACGAATTAAGTTATATTTATTGAGTGGGAGTTGCCTCTCGCATCAACTAAACTCTCTTTTTTTATCATTGCTTTTCTTTGAATGTGGTCATTAAATTCTTAAAAAGCATTAAGTCTTATTAATAAAATAGCATCAAGAAAGACTACAAAAAAAACTCAGAAATACGCATAAAATTCTGCTGGATATATTTTGAATGTAGTTAACTCAAAAAACTTAATGAAATAAATAATTGGAGGTAACTATGAAAGCTCTTTTTGGAAAATCTCCATTTCAACTCCAATGGCGAGATGCACTTGTTCCCCAACCTCAATTAGGACAGGTATTAGTACGGGTTGAAGCAGGAGGTATTTGTGGAACCGATCTCCATTTTCTTCGAAATAATGAAGATTGGACGCCTTTAGGTCATGAGGTGGTTGGAACCATTGAGCAGATCGGTGAGAATGTTGATGACAGTCTGATTGGAAAAAGTGTAATTGTGGAAAACCATGCAGCTTGTGGGGTTTGTAAACAATGTAAAAATGGCCGTTCATTGTACTGCGAAAACTTAACAACCTACATGACCGACCAAGCTGGTTTTTCTGAATA
Protein-coding sequences here:
- a CDS encoding sugar ABC transporter ATP-binding protein, with the translated sequence MNENQPLLKIIDVSKSFPGVRALDKVNMTLIAGEVHALVGENGAGKSTLVKIISGAYTPDEGSIDIEDRSFRSLNPYQARLSGIATVYQEQQLVPWLSVAENIFLGMEPRTRWGSIDFTAMKEEAEERIRSYGLSIQSTDIVAALSVAARQEVAILKVLARQAKVLLLDEPTASLTGSQVDFLFHLIHQLQQQGIGILYISHYLDEVLEISQRITVLRNGQCVGTFQKGDLTKETLIEKMAGHKLDFSAVIKKPVGGKVLELKEISCNNVLQNVNLSLHEEEILGILGGNDSGCHELIRLLAGLLPFSQGKMFLKGEPYSPSCIYDALEKGLFFIPENMRKEGLILPLSLAKNITLSNLKEILTQGMIHLKKEGDQAQSLVKALKIVTPSVKTEVQYLSGGNQRKVLFAKALFANAQIWLLEEPTQGVDVEARQEIHRLLFDIKSKQKSILLVSSDLEELITIADRIIILRRGQIVEEIADSSTTSPKELLQAMLGG
- a CDS encoding ABC transporter permease — encoded protein: MFSFATIGRNILVLVLLVIIIFTGIINPRFLSLQNILNILQQISVLGIVSIGVTILLISGGLDLSVGSLISLSAYVGGLTIVRTQSLSLGILALFACAVFFGFLNGVLAATERAHPFIITLGTMTFLQGIAVVISRGSPINGMGGLYELIGIRDIFGLPAPAIIFIGLLILSHFFLRNIPLGRYAFAIGGNQEASRLSGIRISRMKIALYALNGLFVGVAALVLSSILDSALPTMGTGYELRSVAAAVIGGTPLFGGRGNVFGTLGGVFLLGLVSNSINLLGISANFQGVVLGAIMVAAVMFQKSQ
- a CDS encoding sugar ABC transporter substrate-binding protein produces the protein MFRRLFLTLLILVIIIAGSGSVVLAEENEIEIAFIRATGEPYYQFGSQAAEAAAKKLGVKMVVYTSNFDSAQELANVQDAIARGCDGILIYAVSLSSERAAVDTASKAKVPIFIQGGYHSDILPLSAGFMDNSLKEFSKPLGIWMAENLEKGKVAVIEGALGRGDAEAYTEGFKEGLSQNPNLEIVTTITAEWNRQKAYEAATNIITAHPDIVGLFVQNEDMTVGVASALERLGKLEQVTIVSQNGAPYGLDLIREGKLQYTNANPPSIASVMALRILLGVVKGEIEPGHFYWAPTQLISKENLDVTYRWDASEEEIEQWLDLPLPEPVIPPPIL
- the gpmA gene encoding 2,3-diphosphoglycerate-dependent phosphoglycerate mutase, which translates into the protein MIKLVLVRHGESTWNKENRFTGWTDVDLSDKGIEEAHTGGRALKEQGFTFDIAFTSVLKRAIRTLWIVLDKMDLMWIPVEKSWRLNERHYGALQGLNKAETAVKFGEEQVKIWRRSYDIQPPALEKSDPRFPGKDPRYQDLVDKDLPLTECLKDTVARFLPYWHQTIAPTIQSGKKVLIAAHGNSLRALVKYLDNVSDEEIVGLNIPTGIPLVYELDQSLKPLQHYYIGDEETVKKAMEAVANQGKAKK
- a CDS encoding nitrilase-related carbon-nitrogen hydrolase, giving the protein MKNLVIALIQMKSEVGNIDNNLSKIKKYINDAVLNQVDIICFPELSVTGYSPECSPEYAETIPGYSSRILSQWAQDKQITILAGVCEKNHNLNPYIAQVICTANGKIFKYRKTHLAPHEVAFFSSGHEFPVFDIPQVRFGIEICWELHFPQITTFLSLQGAELVFCPYASARTPKDRQQSWHIFLPARAYDNRIFIASCNALGQDFGGGLMVCDPEGQIVVEDYQGKESMIIVNLDSSIIEKIRNPNNNSLFQSYYPKFLKNDLFKKE
- a CDS encoding PAC2 family protein, with the translated sequence MENLKFLEKPVLFSPRLIIGLSGWMDGGYVSTGTIVYLNNKLNTVKFAEINPHPFYIYNLPGSMEEIAQFRPYTKITDGLVNEVQFPTNEFFADTNNNLILFSGKEPNIHWDQYCQILFFMCEEYHIQEIYFIGSVNGLTPHTRDPRVYSSVSDEKLKKILEEENIRFTTYEGSASLITYLTFLAKEKDISIINLITDVPMYIHATNPRGIISIVKKITALLQLNLDFSDLIPLVEQFDSNMAVAMREQPELAKQVKKLEENYDNEIVTDNQNFEEWLKKHGLDNL